CCGTACTGTACGGGTTTTTCTGCCGGGGTTTACTAAATTGACTCCTGATAAGTTGCAGTTTGATTTAAAATTGTGGACTGAGTTACATGATTATATTAAACAATTAAATAAATCTTATAGAGTACCGATTACAGTTGAACCTCCATTAATTAAAGAGTTAACTCCATCTTTACAAGGAGTAATTGCTGATTCTCCTGCCGATAAAGCTGGTTTGCAGCTTGGAGATGAAATTTTGGAGGTTGATAATAAGAAGGTCCATACTAGAGTAGAGGCTTTTTATCAATTATTAAGAGCTAAGAACCCTATAATTAAATATAGACATGCTGGTAGAAAGAAGGAACAAAAAATGAATAAATTAGCTGATGAAGCTTCGGGAGTAGTAGTAGATTATGATATTTCTTGGCAGAGATTAATGGAGATTAAAGAGATAATTACTGTTAATTCGGCTAGAAAAGTTTTATTTTTAACTTCTGTTTTGGCAGAAGATATAATTAAAGCTGGGATAGAGAAAATCAAGTCGGAATTAGATTTTATGGTGGAAATTGAAGTATTATCTGTAGTTAATAAGTTTTTTGGCGGTAGTATTAGAGCATCTGGATTATTAGTAGTTTATGACTTTTTGAAGGTGGTCGAGAATAATAAAGGGCAGGTATCAGAGATGGACTTAGTTTTTCTTCCGCGAGATTCGTTTAATAATTGGGGATATGATTTAGTAGGAATGAATTGTGAACAATTAGAAGAACATTTGGATTGTAAAGTAGTTGTAGTTTAAAATAAAAAAGGTCAATATATTTTAATATATTGACCGGGATTGCATTGATGGGTATTTAATTATTTAATGCTTGTAAAGGTGCAGGAATTCTACCGCCCCGTTGAATAAATTGTTTTGATTTGAATTGGTTAACATTCATAATAGGAGCCTTACCTAATAATCCTCCAAATTCTACTTGGTCACCAACTTTTTTGTCGGGGACAGGAATTATTCGAACGGCTGTTGTCTTATTATTAATCATTCCAATAGCCATTTCATCGGAAATTATAGCGGAAATAGTTTCTTTGGTAGTAGAACCAGGAATGGCAATCATATCTAGTCCTACAGAACAGACTGAAGTCATAGCTTCTAATTTATTGAAGGTTAATGATCCAGTCTCAACAGCTTCAATCATTCCTTGATCTTCACTAACTGGAATGAAAGCACCGCTAAGCCCTCCTACATGAGATGAAGCCATGGCTCCACCTTTCTTAACAGCGTCATTTAATAAAGCTAAAGCTGCAGTAGTACCGTGAGTACCACACCTTTCTAGGCCCATACTTTCTAAAATATTGGCAATACTGTCTCCAATAGCAGGAGTAGGAGCTAAAGATAAGTCGACAATACCAAAAGGAATATCTAATGCTTCCGAAACGCTATTACCAACTAATTCTCCCATGCGTGTAATTTTGAAAGCTGTTTGCTTGATAGTAGTAGCTAAGTCATCAAAGCTGGCTTTAGGAATTTCATCTACTACATTTTTGACGACACCAGGACCGCTAACACCTACATTAATAACTGCTTCTGGTTCTCCTGTTCCATGAAAGGAACCGGCCATAAAGGGATTATCTTCAGGTACATTAGCAAAGACTACTAATTTTGCACAGCCGATGGCATCATTTTCTTTAGTTAATTCAGCTGTTTCGGTAATGACTTCTCCCATTTTTGCAACAGCGTTCATATTAATTCCTGCATTGGTAGTGGCTACATTAATAGAAGAACAGACTTGATCTGTATTTTTCAGAGCTTGTGGAATGGAGTTTATAAGTCGGTTTTCGCTAGTGGTACAGCCTTTATGTATCAAAGCGGAGAATCCACCAATAAAATCGACTCCTACTTCTTTGGCTGCCTTGTCCAGAGTTTCAGCAATACTGCTATAGTCTTTTGTCTGGCAAGATGCTGCTACAATAGAGATAGGGGTAACTGAGATGCGTTTGTTAACAATAGGAATACCGTATTTACGTTCTATTTCTTCCACGGTTGTCACTAAATTTTCAGCATAATCTGTGATCTTATCATAGATGTTTTGATTAAGCACTTCGATATCTTGGTGGGCACAGTCTCTTAGATTAATTCCCATAGTTACGGTTCTAATATCGAAGTTATCCATTTCTACCATCCTAATGGTTTCAATAATTTCGTCTGGATTGATCAGCATTTATCTTTCCCTCCTTACTGCTATATTATTTATATTCGATGCATATAACGGAATACATCCTCATGTTGAGCCTTTACTTTTACGTTCAATTCCTTACCAGCTTGTTTTAGTTCTTGTTGTAATTGTTCAAAATTAATTTCTACATTATTAATATCAACTAACATAATCATTGAAAATAAGTCTTGTAATAAAGTTTGGCTAATATCTATAATATTGGCTTCGTGTTCAGCTAAAACCCCAGTGATTTTAGCTACTAATCCTACTTTGTCCTCTCCTAAAACAGTAATTACAATATGATTTTTTTCTTCTTGCTGCATATTAGCACCTCCATTTTTTAAGTTTTGATAGTATGATTTAAGCTTAATTCGATAACAATAATATATGATTTGAAAATTAATGTCAATATAAACTTTTAAAGATAATAATGATAAAAAAATGGGAAAATTAAAAGATCATGATTGGATGAGAATAATATAGAAAAATAAATTTAATTTATTTAAATCAAGCTTAAATCTCTATAACAACCTTATATTAAATTTGATTTTAAATTAAGTTTTGTATATTATTAATAGTGGAATTGTTAGCACTCACTCTTGCTGAGTGATAATAACAAAATTTAAAATCTCATGAAGGAGGTTTTGGTAATGGAAATCAAGCCTTTAGGTGATCGAGTAGTTATTCAAGATATTGAAGTAGAAGAAGAAACTACTGAAAGTGGAATTGTACTACCTGATAGTGCTCAAGAAGAACCACAGGAAGGTGAAGTTGTTGCTGTGGGAGAAGGTAAAAAGTTAGATAGTGGTGAGCGATTATCTATGGATGTTAGCAAAGGAGATAAAGTAATTTACGGAAAGTATGCTGGAACTGAAATAGAATATGATGGTGAAGAGTACTTGGTAGTTAGCGAAAAAGATATTTTAGCTATAGTTGAATAAACTTAACGATGGTTGTTAAAATAATTAATATTTTACGACTAAAATATTAAGGAGGTTGAGTACATAATGGTAAAAGAATTGGAATTTGGCGAAGAAGGACGCAGAATATTAGAAGAAGGCGTTAATAAGTTAGCTGAAGCTGTAAAAGTTACATTAGGACCTAAAGGTCGTAATGTTATTTTAGAAGAAGGATTTGGTGCTCCAACAATTACTAATGATGGAGTTACAATTGCTAAGGAGATTGATGTTAAAGATCCTTTTCAAGATTTAGGTGCACAGACTGTAAAGGAAGTTGCTACTAAGACTAATGATGTAGCTGGAGACGGTACTACAACAGCTACTGTTTTAGCACAAGCAATTATTGAGGAAGGAATGAAGAATGTAGCAGCTGGAGCAAACCCAATGGTACTTAAGAAGGGGATTGAAAAGGCTGTAGAACAAGGAGTAAAAGAAATTAGAAACTTGAGTACAGCTATTGAAGATAAAGAATCTATTGCTCAGGTTGCTTCTATTTCTGCTGCTGATAAAGAAATTGGTAACTTAATTGCTGATGCTATGGAGAAAGTCGGAAAAGACGGCGTTATCTCTGTAGAAGAAGGAAGAACAATGGGAACTAGCTTAGAGACTGTTGAAGGTATGCAGTTTGATAGAGGATACTTATCTCCATATATGGTAACTGACCAAGAAGAAATGAAAGCTAATTTAGATGACCCATATATTCTATTAACTGATCAGAAAATAAGCAGTGTTCAAGATATCTTACCACTATTAGAAAAGGTAGCTCAGGAAGGTAAGAAGCTTTTAATCATTGCTGAAGATGTAGAAGGAGAAGCATTAGCTACATTAGTTGTAAATAAGATTCGTGGAACATTTGACTGCGTAGCTGTTAAAGCTCCTGGATTTGGAGATCGTCGTAAAGCAATGTTAGAAGATATTGCTGTTCTAACTGGAGGTCAAGTAATTACTGAAGATAAAGGACTACAGTTAGAAAATGCTACTAAGTCTATGTTAGGTCAAGCTAGAAGTGTAACTATTACTAAGGACGACACTACTATTGTTGACGGTGCTGGAGATGACAATGATATTCAGCAGCGTGTACAACAGCTTCGTCGTCAGATTGAAAATACAAGCTCTGACTTTGATCGCGAAAAGTTAGAAGAACGCTTAGCTAAGTTAGCTGGCGGTGTAGCAGTAGTTAGAGTTGGTGCTGCAACTGAGACTGAATTAGAAGAGAAAAAGCACCGTATTGAAGATGCATTAGCTGCTACTCGTGCTGCAGTTGAAGAAGGAATTGTAGCCGGAGGAGGAGCAATTCTACTTGACGTATTAGAAGGTCTAGAAGATTTAGAATTAGAAGGAGATGAAGCAACTGGTGTTGATATTGTACGACGTGCACTAGAAGCTCCAGTAAGATTAATTGCTGATAATGCTGGATATGAAGGTTCAGTAATTGCTGAGAGAGCTAAGAATAAAGATGCAGGTATTGGATTTGATGCTTATGATGGTGAATTTGTAGATATGATCGAAAGCGGAATTGTTGATCCTGCTAAAGTAACTCGCTCTGCACTACAGAATGCTGCTAGTGCTGCTGCTATGTTACTGACTACTGAGACTTTAATAGTCGAAGATGAAGATGAAGATAGTGACGGCGGTGGAGCACCTGCCGGAGCACCTGGAGGCGGAATGCCTGGTGGAATGGGCGGAATGCCTGGAATGATGTAATTTAGCTTCATAGTTAGACTTTAATCCCTCTGGAGAATTTCTCCAGAGGGATTTTTATTTAAGTAAATTTTGGTAAATTAGAAGGAGATTCGACAGTCTTATCTAAATAAATAAGTGAAGGATAAGTCATTACGACGGTAAATTATTGACGTATAAATATACGGACTTTGATAATTTCTATAATAACAAGTTTAGTCCAGTGTTAAAATTCGCGGCAAACTGTTGAAAATAAGCCGAAATGTATAGATATGCAGTCTGAAATCGGCAACTTATTGTATAAGGAAATGCCGCTAAACACTGATATGACAGGAAAGCATGTCAAAAACGGGTTATAAACTACATTCCATTACAACAAGGATTGAAACATAGAAACTAGAGTTTTATTGGGCTTTTGTCTAATTTTGTTATAAACTACATTCCATTACAACAAGGATTGAAACATCATTTCATATCTCCTCCTCGACTTGTTCTAACAATGTTATAAACTACATTCCATTACAACAAGGATTGAAACGTAAACGGAAGTAGGAAGTTTCAATTAGCATATGAGTTATAAACTACATTCCATTACAACAAGGATTGAAACTTTTCCATCAAATCTTTTAGGTCGTCTTGAGCCTGTTATAAACTACATTCCATTACAACAAGGATTGAAACCTCGGTGTTGTCGCACCGAGTTATTTATTTTTTTATGGTTATAAACTACATTCCATTACAACAAGGATTGAAACAATCATCAAAACTGTGTGTTTTGCCTATTTTGATAGGTTATAAACTACATTCCATTACAACAAGGATTGAAACGAGTACAGTTATCCACAACAGGCAATTAAGAAAATAATGGTTATAGACTACATTCCACCAAAACAAGGATTTAAGTTACTGAATACTGTGTTATCGTTTATTCAAAAAGGAGTTTATATCTATGAAAAAAAGTAGGGCAGCTAAAATATTGGATATGTTAATGTTATTGCGATCTCACGGAAAATTAAAATCAGCTGAGATTGCTGATAAAATTGATGTTTCTCAAAGGATGATTAGAGAATATAAAAAAGATTTACAGGAGATTGGGGTTTATGTTAATTCTGAACTTGGGAGATGTGGAGGATATTATATAGAATTTGATAATACTATGTTAGATTTAGGACTTGATGAACAAGAATTTTCTGTGCTCAAGGTAGCTAAGAAGTATTTAAAACAAGAAGAGTTTGTTTTTATGCGAGAATATGAACTGATATTAGATAAGATAAATGCCTATTTACAAACTAAAGATGAAAATAAAGATCTGGGAGATTTAGTATTAGCTGCTAGTCCTAATATTGACCAGCAGGAAGAAAAGTTAAAGTATATGCAAATTAATGAAGCTCTTATGAATCATAAGAAAGTGCAAATTAATTATTTTTCATTGACTTCTGGGTTAAATGAAAGAGTAATTAGACCTTACGGGATGTACATATATCAAGGTTTTTGGTATATGATGGGTTATTGTGAATTAAGGAAGGCTATAAGACAGTTTAAGTTATCTAGAATTAAAGAGTTTGAGATTTTGGATGAAAATTTTGATAGACCAGATAATTTTTCTTTAAGTGATTATTTAGAAGATTGTATTGGTATTATTTATGATCAGGATAAGTTTGAAGTAGAGTTAAAAATAGATTTTCCTATGTCTATTAAAGTTAGTGAACGAGTTTGGGTTGACAATCAACAGATTACATTTTATGAGGACAATTCTATTTTATTTAAAGCGGAAATGACAGGATTAGATGATATTGTTAATTGGGTATTAAGTATGGGCGGTGCTGTAGAAGTATTAGAACCAGAAGTATTAAAAGAAAGAGTTAATAGAGAGGCTAGAAAAATTTTAGAAAAAAATTAAGATTATTTTGGATTGTGACACTTTATCTTCCGGGTAGTATGTTATAATATAATTAATAATAATAGAGGATTAGAAGCTATTATTTTTTTATTTTATAAGGTTAATATTTACTTAATAAGAGCTTAACAACAAAAAAGGCAAGGTTATAATTAAAAAGGAGGTGTTAATAAGTTGATTCATGCGTTGAAAGTAATAGGGGATTATGTTCGAAAAAATTCAGATGAGAGCTTATTATCTCAAGTAGTAGAAAATCCTAATTCTAATGGTAAATATAATACAGTATTAGTTATTGTATTTAAAAAAGAAGAGGAGGAAGTTGTATTTGATGAAGTTCTAGTTGAAGAGTTTTCAGATCAGAAACTAGACAAGTATGCTTATAAATATGGTAATCCCAGAGGGGGAGATTTGACTCCTACTTCTAAGGTAACTGACTTAGAGAAGACTTTTAGGAGAATAAAAAGACCTCTAGATAAGTTATGTAAGAAATTAGATGGAGACACAGAAGCTGAAAAGATGATACTATCTATTGATGAGATTATTAATGATGAAGAAATTAGTGAAGAGATTTATGGAAAGCTAGAAGCAATAGAGTATGATGATAATGCTGTATTAACTATTGGGATTAGAAATGAAGAAAATGAGTTGAAATATGTTGGTGGTTTTGAGGAGTTTACTCAATCATTAATGGAGAAATATGAAAAGAAATTTTATTATAGGAGTTCTTATCGTAAAGCTGAGAAAGAATCTGTGGGTAAAGAAAATCTTTGTTATATTTGTTCTAAAGAAGTAGATAAGACTTATGGTTATGCAAGTACTTTTGCTTTTTATACTTTAGATAAAAAAGGTTTTACTCCGGGAGGGTTTAAAAGAGGACAAGCTTGGAAGAACTATCCTGTTTGTCCGGAGTGTGCTAAGATATTGGATTTAGGTAAGGATTATTTAGAAGAAAATTTATCAGCTAGATTTTGTGGACTTAACTATTTTATTGTGCCCAAAACTATCTTTGGTACTGAGGGAATAGAGAAGAAAGCTTTTTTTACAATATTAGACCAATTAAAAGAGTATAGAAAAGTGTCTTTAAAAGAAGATACTAAAAAAGGTTTAGTTAGTTCTCAAAATAATCTTTTTGAAGCTATGAGCGAGTTTGATAATTATGTTAATTTCAATTTAATGTTTTATGAAGAACAGAATAGTGCTTTTAGGATTTTGCTTTATATACAAGATGTTTTGCCGTCTTACATTAAAAATATATTTGAGGCTAAAAAAGAGGTTGATGAGGAAGAAATTTTTAGAGATTTAAATGGTAAAGATGGAGTATTTGATTTAGATTTCAAGTTCAATTTAATCTCTAATTTCTTTTATGTAGATCAAATAAATAAACCTGATTTTACTAAGCAGTTTTTAGAGATTACAAACAGTATTTTTAAAGGGCAAAAGATTTCTTATGAATTGTTGATTGATAGATTTATAGCTCATTTACAGGAGAAGTTTAGAAATAATGAGTCGACTTGGTTAGATAATTTAA
The genomic region above belongs to Sporohalobacter salinus and contains:
- a CDS encoding DUF512 domain-containing protein encodes the protein MEYSAQQLVLLSVQERNILPITSHCNLNCVFCSHKYNPPEIETFNFGHRSLKKIKEMVEFLDDRNKIVIGESVTRIIEGEPFSHPKFKEILIYLRENFPQTKIQITTNGSYLDRERVKLLDKLGLIELNVSLNSSQPTIRKRLMADFSAERVCQGIRNLAEFEIPYYGSIVAMPQISGWVDIKETINFLNQNQARTVRVFLPGFTKLTPDKLQFDLKLWTELHDYIKQLNKSYRVPITVEPPLIKELTPSLQGVIADSPADKAGLQLGDEILEVDNKKVHTRVEAFYQLLRAKNPIIKYRHAGRKKEQKMNKLADEASGVVVDYDISWQRLMEIKEIITVNSARKVLFLTSVLAEDIIKAGIEKIKSELDFMVEIEVLSVVNKFFGGSIRASGLLVVYDFLKVVENNKGQVSEMDLVFLPRDSFNNWGYDLVGMNCEQLEEHLDCKVVVV
- a CDS encoding PFL family protein, with the protein product MLINPDEIIETIRMVEMDNFDIRTVTMGINLRDCAHQDIEVLNQNIYDKITDYAENLVTTVEEIERKYGIPIVNKRISVTPISIVAASCQTKDYSSIAETLDKAAKEVGVDFIGGFSALIHKGCTTSENRLINSIPQALKNTDQVCSSINVATTNAGINMNAVAKMGEVITETAELTKENDAIGCAKLVVFANVPEDNPFMAGSFHGTGEPEAVINVGVSGPGVVKNVVDEIPKASFDDLATTIKQTAFKITRMGELVGNSVSEALDIPFGIVDLSLAPTPAIGDSIANILESMGLERCGTHGTTAALALLNDAVKKGGAMASSHVGGLSGAFIPVSEDQGMIEAVETGSLTFNKLEAMTSVCSVGLDMIAIPGSTTKETISAIISDEMAIGMINNKTTAVRIIPVPDKKVGDQVEFGGLLGKAPIMNVNQFKSKQFIQRGGRIPAPLQALNN
- a CDS encoding ACT domain-containing protein; translation: MQQEEKNHIVITVLGEDKVGLVAKITGVLAEHEANIIDISQTLLQDLFSMIMLVDINNVEINFEQLQQELKQAGKELNVKVKAQHEDVFRYMHRI
- the groES gene encoding co-chaperone GroES, translating into MEIKPLGDRVVIQDIEVEEETTESGIVLPDSAQEEPQEGEVVAVGEGKKLDSGERLSMDVSKGDKVIYGKYAGTEIEYDGEEYLVVSEKDILAIVE
- the groL gene encoding chaperonin GroEL (60 kDa chaperone family; promotes refolding of misfolded polypeptides especially under stressful conditions; forms two stacked rings of heptamers to form a barrel-shaped 14mer; ends can be capped by GroES; misfolded proteins enter the barrel where they are refolded when GroES binds); this translates as MVKELEFGEEGRRILEEGVNKLAEAVKVTLGPKGRNVILEEGFGAPTITNDGVTIAKEIDVKDPFQDLGAQTVKEVATKTNDVAGDGTTTATVLAQAIIEEGMKNVAAGANPMVLKKGIEKAVEQGVKEIRNLSTAIEDKESIAQVASISAADKEIGNLIADAMEKVGKDGVISVEEGRTMGTSLETVEGMQFDRGYLSPYMVTDQEEMKANLDDPYILLTDQKISSVQDILPLLEKVAQEGKKLLIIAEDVEGEALATLVVNKIRGTFDCVAVKAPGFGDRRKAMLEDIAVLTGGQVITEDKGLQLENATKSMLGQARSVTITKDDTTIVDGAGDDNDIQQRVQQLRRQIENTSSDFDREKLEERLAKLAGGVAVVRVGAATETELEEKKHRIEDALAATRAAVEEGIVAGGGAILLDVLEGLEDLELEGDEATGVDIVRRALEAPVRLIADNAGYEGSVIAERAKNKDAGIGFDAYDGEFVDMIESGIVDPAKVTRSALQNAASAAAMLLTTETLIVEDEDEDSDGGGAPAGAPGGGMPGGMGGMPGMM
- a CDS encoding helix-turn-helix transcriptional regulator, with amino-acid sequence MKKSRAAKILDMLMLLRSHGKLKSAEIADKIDVSQRMIREYKKDLQEIGVYVNSELGRCGGYYIEFDNTMLDLGLDEQEFSVLKVAKKYLKQEEFVFMREYELILDKINAYLQTKDENKDLGDLVLAASPNIDQQEEKLKYMQINEALMNHKKVQINYFSLTSGLNERVIRPYGMYIYQGFWYMMGYCELRKAIRQFKLSRIKEFEILDENFDRPDNFSLSDYLEDCIGIIYDQDKFEVELKIDFPMSIKVSERVWVDNQQITFYEDNSILFKAEMTGLDDIVNWVLSMGGAVEVLEPEVLKERVNREARKILEKN
- a CDS encoding TIGR02556 family CRISPR-associated protein; the encoded protein is MIHALKVIGDYVRKNSDESLLSQVVENPNSNGKYNTVLVIVFKKEEEEVVFDEVLVEEFSDQKLDKYAYKYGNPRGGDLTPTSKVTDLEKTFRRIKRPLDKLCKKLDGDTEAEKMILSIDEIINDEEISEEIYGKLEAIEYDDNAVLTIGIRNEENELKYVGGFEEFTQSLMEKYEKKFYYRSSYRKAEKESVGKENLCYICSKEVDKTYGYASTFAFYTLDKKGFTPGGFKRGQAWKNYPVCPECAKILDLGKDYLEENLSARFCGLNYFIVPKTIFGTEGIEKKAFFTILDQLKEYRKVSLKEDTKKGLVSSQNNLFEAMSEFDNYVNFNLMFYEEQNSAFRILLYIQDVLPSYIKNIFEAKKEVDEEEIFRDLNGKDGVFDLDFKFNLISNFFYVDQINKPDFTKQFLEITNSIFKGQKISYELLIDRFIAHLQEKFRNNESTWLDNLKAVMILKFLKKLNLLSETGKEEIEVAGAERAYRERIEDFLDQHSDVLDSNVKRMVFLEGVLAQKLLNIQKQERDGATPFRARLNGLKLNEKIVKRIYSEIINKLEEYDKNYYKQLEEMIADYILESSFEEVSNNELSFYFVTGMNQANKFQFKNNSEGDDE